A single region of the Variovorax paradoxus genome encodes:
- the gmhB gene encoding D-glycero-beta-D-manno-heptose 1,7-bisphosphate 7-phosphatase has translation MKLVILDRNGTINVHREDFVKSDIEWTPLPGALEAVAKLNHAGWHVVVASNQSGLGRGLFDMASLNAMHAKMHKMLAAVGGKVDAVFYCPHSPDEDCDCRKPKPGLFLQIGDRYGIDLQGVPTAGDSLRDLQAGAAAGCEPHLLLTGMGAACIGVDPLPPEYPANTMVHENLAAFVDFLLAREAQAALQVAV, from the coding sequence ATGAAACTCGTCATCCTCGACCGCAACGGCACGATCAACGTGCACCGCGAAGATTTCGTCAAGAGCGACATCGAGTGGACGCCGCTGCCCGGCGCGCTCGAAGCGGTGGCCAAGCTCAACCATGCGGGCTGGCACGTGGTGGTCGCATCCAACCAGTCGGGCCTGGGCCGTGGCCTGTTCGACATGGCGTCGCTCAACGCCATGCACGCCAAGATGCACAAGATGCTCGCGGCCGTGGGTGGCAAGGTCGATGCCGTGTTCTATTGCCCGCACAGCCCCGACGAGGACTGCGATTGCCGCAAGCCGAAGCCGGGCCTGTTCCTGCAGATCGGCGACCGCTACGGCATCGATCTGCAGGGCGTGCCGACTGCGGGCGACAGCCTGCGCGACCTGCAGGCGGGTGCCGCCGCGGGTTGCGAGCCGCACCTCTTGCTCACGGGCATGGGCGCCGCCTGTATCGGCGTCGACCCGCTGCCCCCCGAATACCCGGCGAACACCATGGTTCACGAGAACCTCGCCGCCTTTGTCGATTTCTTGCTTGCGCGCGAAGCGCAGGCCGCACTGCAGGTGGCTGTCTGA
- the glyS gene encoding glycine--tRNA ligase subunit beta, translated as MTSVQKNLLVELFVEELPPKALKKLGDAFANGLRDQLVAQGLAEPGSVLTAYASPRRLAAHLTHVAERAADKAVSQKLMPVAVGLDASGQPTPALLKRLAALGADASAVPGLKRAMDGKAEALFYESTAKGATLAEGLQKALAEAIAKLPIPKVMSYQLESGCELPGWSSVSFVRPAHGLVALHGDTVVPVEALGLHAGRETHGHRFEAAVDPVVLRDANSYALQMQDDGAVIASFEARRTEIARQLAAAAVRVGGGTVPIHDDALLDEVTALVERPNVLVCSFEREFLEVPQECLILTMKANQKYFPLLDASNKLTNKFLVVSNISPEDASAVVGGNERVVRPRLADAKFFFDQDRKKSLASRVESLGKVVYHNKLGTQGERVQRVMRIARGIAAQLAQPGQSADATLTAQAVQAAQLAKADLVTDMVGEFPELQGTMGRYYALHDGLSAAVADAIEDHYKPRFAGDELPRNTVGLVVALADKLETLVGMFGIGNLPTGDRDPFALRRHALGVIRMLIEKDLPLGLDALLQDAAAQFKDIEGFDSGKATVELQDFILDRLAGSLREQGASAQEVDAVLAPRPQRLGEVPKLLAAVRAFAALPAAAALAAANKRIGNILKKAPEADAHVSELLLQEPAEKALHAAMAEVVPAANAQFDAGDYTASLQTLAALREPVDAFFDGVMVNAEQADLRLNRLGLLMSLHAAMNRVAQLERLAV; from the coding sequence ATGACGAGCGTGCAAAAGAATCTGTTGGTCGAACTCTTCGTTGAAGAGCTGCCTCCCAAGGCGTTGAAGAAACTCGGCGATGCCTTCGCCAACGGCCTGCGCGACCAGCTCGTGGCGCAGGGGCTCGCCGAGCCGGGCTCGGTGCTCACTGCCTACGCATCGCCGCGCCGCCTGGCCGCGCACCTCACGCACGTGGCCGAGCGCGCCGCCGACAAGGCCGTGTCGCAAAAGCTCATGCCGGTGGCCGTGGGGCTCGACGCGTCGGGCCAGCCCACGCCCGCGCTGCTCAAGCGGCTGGCCGCACTCGGCGCCGATGCCTCGGCCGTGCCCGGCCTGAAGCGCGCGATGGACGGCAAGGCCGAAGCCCTGTTCTACGAAAGCACCGCCAAGGGCGCCACGCTGGCCGAAGGCCTGCAGAAGGCGCTGGCCGAAGCCATCGCCAAGCTGCCGATTCCCAAGGTGATGAGCTACCAGCTGGAAAGCGGCTGCGAGCTGCCCGGCTGGAGCAGCGTGAGCTTCGTGCGCCCCGCCCACGGGCTGGTGGCGCTGCATGGCGACACCGTGGTACCCGTCGAGGCGCTGGGCCTGCATGCGGGCCGCGAAACGCACGGCCACCGCTTCGAGGCGGCGGTCGACCCCGTGGTGCTGCGCGATGCCAACAGCTACGCGCTGCAGATGCAGGACGACGGCGCGGTCATCGCCAGTTTCGAAGCCCGCCGCACCGAAATTGCGCGCCAGCTTGCGGCTGCGGCCGTGCGGGTGGGCGGCGGCACGGTGCCCATCCATGACGACGCGCTGCTCGACGAAGTCACGGCGCTGGTCGAGCGGCCCAATGTGCTGGTCTGCAGCTTCGAGCGCGAGTTTCTCGAAGTGCCGCAGGAGTGCCTCATCCTCACGATGAAGGCCAACCAGAAGTACTTTCCGCTGCTCGACGCCTCGAACAAGCTCACCAACAAGTTCCTGGTGGTCAGCAACATCAGCCCAGAGGACGCGAGCGCGGTGGTCGGCGGCAACGAGCGCGTGGTGCGCCCGCGCCTGGCCGACGCCAAGTTCTTCTTCGACCAGGACCGCAAGAAATCGCTGGCCTCGCGCGTCGAATCGCTCGGCAAGGTGGTCTATCACAACAAGCTGGGCACCCAGGGCGAGCGCGTGCAGCGGGTGATGCGCATTGCGCGCGGCATTGCGGCGCAGCTGGCGCAACCGGGGCAATCGGCAGATGCCACGCTCACCGCGCAGGCGGTGCAGGCGGCCCAGCTCGCCAAGGCCGACCTCGTGACCGACATGGTCGGCGAGTTCCCGGAACTGCAGGGCACCATGGGCCGCTACTACGCGCTGCACGACGGCTTGTCCGCCGCGGTGGCCGACGCCATCGAAGACCACTACAAGCCGCGCTTCGCCGGCGACGAACTGCCGCGCAACACCGTCGGCCTCGTGGTCGCGCTGGCCGACAAGCTCGAGACGCTGGTGGGCATGTTCGGCATCGGCAACCTGCCCACGGGCGACCGCGACCCGTTCGCGCTTCGCCGCCATGCGCTGGGCGTGATCCGCATGCTGATCGAGAAAGACCTGCCGCTGGGGCTCGACGCGCTGCTGCAGGACGCCGCCGCGCAGTTCAAGGACATCGAGGGTTTCGACAGCGGCAAGGCCACGGTCGAGCTGCAAGACTTCATTCTGGACCGCCTGGCCGGCAGCCTGCGCGAGCAGGGCGCCAGTGCGCAAGAGGTCGATGCCGTGCTGGCGCCGCGCCCGCAGCGCCTGGGCGAAGTGCCCAAGCTGCTGGCGGCAGTGCGCGCCTTTGCCGCATTGCCGGCGGCCGCCGCGCTGGCCGCTGCCAACAAGCGCATCGGCAACATCCTCAAGAAGGCGCCCGAGGCCGACGCCCACGTCAGCGAGCTGCTCCTGCAGGAGCCCGCCGAGAAGGCGCTGCACGCCGCCATGGCCGAAGTGGTGCCCGCGGCCAATGCGCAGTTCGACGCCGGCGACTACACCGCGTCGCTGCAGACCCTGGCTGCGCTGCGCGAGCCCGTCGATGCCTTCTTCGATGGCGTGATGGTCAATGCCGAGCAGGCCGACCTGCGCCTCAACCGTCTGGGCTTGCTGATGTCGCTGCACGCCGCAATGAACCGCGTGGCGCAGCTCGAGCGGCTGGCAGTCTGA
- a CDS encoding M48 family metallopeptidase, whose protein sequence is MRGLLQFTMDLFEGLGNEFAPPKPPVPRPSKKVKKKAPPPAAAPVADAPPPQDTADHPGPALPTIALRDTLTLASFVHPQAMRETVLGSARVAYEFKRGKRKTIGFVVGPEGLSVRAPRWVTLRDVDAAIQEKADWIIRKLLETRQRHARVEATRIEWKDGAEFPFMGEPVVIRLDPKHGFASVGGTLDDAGGDGTGPRILRLAVAQNAEPSQIRDAAQAWLMRQARRLFIERLDHFAPRLGVRWQKLSLSNAATRWGSASADGSIRLNWRLIHFRLPVIDYVVAHELAHLRVMDHSHRFWETVESVVPDYDLLRQQLKDEAVPRWG, encoded by the coding sequence ATGCGGGGACTGCTTCAGTTCACCATGGATCTGTTCGAAGGGCTGGGCAACGAGTTTGCGCCGCCCAAGCCGCCCGTACCTCGGCCGTCAAAAAAGGTCAAGAAAAAGGCGCCGCCGCCTGCCGCGGCGCCCGTGGCCGACGCGCCGCCCCCACAAGACACGGCCGATCATCCAGGCCCGGCACTGCCCACCATTGCGCTGCGCGATACGCTGACGCTTGCGAGCTTCGTGCATCCGCAGGCCATGCGCGAAACGGTGCTGGGCTCGGCCCGTGTGGCCTATGAGTTCAAGCGCGGCAAGCGCAAGACCATCGGCTTCGTGGTCGGGCCGGAAGGTTTGTCTGTGCGTGCGCCGCGCTGGGTCACGCTGCGCGACGTGGACGCCGCCATCCAGGAGAAGGCCGACTGGATCATCCGCAAGCTGCTCGAAACGCGGCAACGCCACGCACGCGTCGAGGCCACGCGCATCGAGTGGAAAGACGGCGCGGAGTTTCCTTTCATGGGCGAACCGGTCGTGATTCGCCTGGACCCGAAGCACGGGTTTGCAAGCGTCGGCGGCACGCTCGATGATGCAGGCGGCGATGGCACCGGGCCGCGCATCTTGCGCCTGGCCGTGGCGCAGAACGCGGAGCCCTCGCAGATTCGCGATGCCGCCCAAGCCTGGCTCATGCGGCAGGCGCGGCGGCTGTTCATCGAAAGGCTCGACCACTTTGCGCCGAGGCTTGGGGTGCGGTGGCAGAAGCTGTCGTTGTCGAATGCTGCTACTCGTTGGGGGAGTGCGAGTGCGGACGGGTCGATCCGGCTGAACTGGCGCTTGATCCACTTTCGCCTGCCGGTGATCGACTATGTGGTTGCGCACGAACTGGCGCATCTGCGGGTGATGGATCACTCGCATCGGTTCTGGGAGACGGTGGAGAGTGTGGTGCCGGACTATGACTTGCTGCGGCAGCAGTTGAAGGATGAGGCTGTGCCTCGGTGGGGCTGA
- a CDS encoding MBL fold metallo-hydrolase: MNLLERELHYPLGDTLPAPGEALEVAPGVRWIRMRLPFALDHINLWLLRDSIDGVEGWTVVDCCIAHDEARAQWEQVFETQLQGLPILRVIVTHMHPDHIGLADWLCKRWNAPLWISSTDYHVARVLTSAGDTLAGGDQAASFFASHGLTDPDAVAKIRARTNYYANMVPSVPERFTRMMDGDTVTINGHAWRCISGYGHAPEHIALYCDELKLLLGGDMMLPRISTNVSVHSGEPEANSLRLFLDSIDKFKALPADTLGLPSHGKPFTGIHRRVDQLQEHHRDRLAELLEACTARPLTAAEGLPILFKRELDLHQMTFAMGETVAHLHLLWFSGQLRRELGPDGIYRFGARSAAA, encoded by the coding sequence ATGAACCTCCTCGAACGCGAACTCCACTACCCACTGGGCGACACCCTGCCCGCGCCCGGCGAAGCACTGGAAGTCGCGCCGGGCGTGCGATGGATCCGCATGCGGCTGCCGTTTGCGCTCGACCATATCAACCTCTGGCTGCTGCGCGACAGCATCGACGGTGTCGAGGGCTGGACGGTGGTCGACTGCTGCATTGCGCACGACGAGGCCCGCGCGCAATGGGAGCAGGTGTTCGAAACGCAGCTGCAGGGCCTGCCGATCCTGCGAGTGATCGTCACGCACATGCACCCCGACCACATCGGCCTGGCCGACTGGCTGTGCAAGCGATGGAACGCGCCGCTGTGGATCAGCTCGACCGATTACCACGTGGCCCGCGTGCTGACCTCCGCCGGCGACACGCTGGCCGGCGGCGATCAGGCCGCCAGCTTCTTTGCGTCGCACGGCCTGACCGATCCAGACGCAGTGGCCAAGATTCGCGCCCGCACCAACTACTACGCCAACATGGTGCCTTCGGTGCCCGAGCGCTTCACGCGCATGATGGACGGCGACACTGTCACCATCAACGGCCACGCCTGGCGCTGCATCAGCGGCTACGGCCATGCGCCCGAGCACATCGCGCTTTACTGCGACGAACTGAAGCTGCTGCTGGGCGGCGACATGATGCTGCCGCGTATTTCGACCAACGTGAGCGTGCATTCGGGCGAGCCCGAGGCCAACTCGCTGCGGCTCTTCCTGGACAGCATCGACAAGTTCAAGGCGCTGCCCGCCGACACGCTGGGCCTGCCTTCGCACGGCAAGCCGTTCACCGGCATTCACCGCCGCGTCGACCAGCTGCAGGAGCACCACCGCGACCGACTTGCCGAGCTGCTCGAAGCCTGCACCGCGCGCCCGCTGACCGCGGCCGAGGGCCTGCCGATCCTGTTCAAGCGCGAGCTCGACCTGCACCAGATGACCTTTGCCATGGGCGAGACCGTGGCGCACCTGCACCTGCTGTGGTTCTCGGGCCAGCTCAGGCGCGAACTGGGGCCGGACGGCATCTATCGCTTCGGAGCCCGCAGCGCCGCGGCGTAG
- a CDS encoding lysophospholipid acyltransferase family protein, with protein MAFLRSVVHALWMLVTVVPWGIIMCVSSLWKRGIPLYWMAVQWLSWAIGGARVLLGIKTRVTGMEHLPTDKLAGAILLVKHQSTFETFLMPTLMPHPLAFVFKKELIYVPFFGWAMARLDMIHIDRSQRAQAFNKVVNQGRKLLAQGIWIIMFPEGTRIPRGQKGTYKSGGTRLACETGVPVIPVAVTSAKVWPRKAFIKRPGVVDVSIGPAIPSVGRKPDELMREVEAWIESEMRRLDPEAYRDSPPLQAAPEVH; from the coding sequence ATGGCGTTTCTCCGTTCCGTTGTCCATGCACTGTGGATGCTCGTCACCGTGGTGCCCTGGGGCATCATCATGTGCGTCAGTTCGCTCTGGAAGCGCGGCATTCCGCTCTACTGGATGGCGGTGCAGTGGCTCAGCTGGGCCATTGGCGGCGCGCGCGTGCTGCTGGGCATCAAGACTCGCGTCACCGGCATGGAACACCTGCCGACCGACAAGCTCGCCGGCGCGATCCTGCTGGTGAAGCACCAGTCCACGTTCGAGACCTTCCTCATGCCCACGCTGATGCCGCATCCGCTGGCGTTCGTGTTCAAGAAAGAGCTGATCTACGTGCCTTTCTTCGGCTGGGCCATGGCCCGGCTCGACATGATCCACATCGACCGCAGCCAGCGCGCGCAGGCGTTCAACAAGGTGGTGAACCAGGGCCGCAAGCTGCTTGCGCAGGGCATCTGGATCATCATGTTTCCCGAAGGCACCCGCATTCCGCGCGGCCAGAAGGGCACCTACAAGAGCGGCGGCACGCGGCTCGCATGCGAAACCGGCGTGCCGGTGATTCCCGTGGCCGTTACCTCCGCCAAGGTGTGGCCGCGCAAGGCCTTCATCAAGCGCCCCGGCGTGGTCGACGTGTCGATCGGCCCGGCTATTCCCAGTGTCGGCCGCAAGCCCGATGAGCTGATGCGCGAGGTCGAGGCCTGGATCGAATCGGAGATGCGCCGGCTCGATCCCGAGGCTTATCGCGACAGCCCGCCGCTGCAGGCGGCGCCAGAAGTGCACTGA
- the glyQ gene encoding glycine--tRNA ligase subunit alpha, giving the protein MLTFQQIILKLQSYWADKGCALLQPYDMEVGAGTSHTATFLRALGPEPWKAAYVQPSRRPKDGRYGENPNRLQHYYQYQVVLKPAPSNILELYLGSLEALGFDLKKNDIRFVEDDWENPTLGAWGLGWEVWLNGMEVTQFTYFQQVGGIDCKPITGEITYGLERLAMYLQGVDNVYNLTWTEGLSYGDVYKQNEVEQSTYNFEHSDAEFLFTAFNAHEKQAKHLMTEQLALPAYEQVLKAAHSFNLLDARGAISVTERAAYIGRIRNLARSVAQSYYESRERLGFPMAPREWVAQITKKAA; this is encoded by the coding sequence ATGTTGACCTTCCAGCAAATCATTCTCAAACTGCAGTCGTACTGGGCCGACAAGGGCTGCGCGCTGCTGCAACCGTACGACATGGAAGTGGGCGCGGGCACCTCGCACACCGCCACCTTCCTGCGGGCCCTCGGCCCCGAACCCTGGAAGGCCGCCTACGTGCAGCCCAGCCGCCGCCCCAAGGACGGCCGCTACGGCGAGAACCCCAACCGCCTGCAGCACTACTACCAGTACCAGGTGGTGCTCAAGCCGGCGCCCAGCAACATCCTCGAGCTGTACCTCGGCAGCCTGGAAGCGCTGGGCTTCGACCTGAAGAAGAACGACATCCGCTTTGTGGAAGACGACTGGGAGAACCCCACGCTCGGCGCCTGGGGCCTGGGCTGGGAGGTGTGGCTCAACGGCATGGAAGTGACGCAGTTCACCTATTTCCAGCAGGTGGGCGGCATCGACTGCAAGCCGATTACCGGCGAAATCACCTACGGCCTGGAGCGCCTGGCCATGTACCTGCAGGGCGTGGACAACGTCTACAACCTGACCTGGACCGAAGGCCTGAGCTACGGCGACGTGTACAAGCAGAACGAGGTCGAGCAGTCGACCTACAACTTCGAGCACAGCGACGCCGAATTCCTGTTCACCGCATTCAACGCGCACGAAAAGCAGGCCAAGCACCTCATGACGGAGCAGCTCGCGCTGCCGGCCTACGAGCAGGTGCTCAAGGCCGCCCACAGCTTCAACCTGCTCGACGCGCGCGGTGCCATCAGCGTGACGGAGCGCGCGGCCTACATCGGCCGCATCCGCAACCTCGCGCGCAGCGTGGCGCAGAGCTACTACGAGAGCCGCGAGCGGCTCGGTTTCCCGATGGCGCCGCGCGAGTGGGTTGCACAAATCACGAAGAAGGCGGCTTGA
- a CDS encoding diacylglycerol/lipid kinase family protein, which translates to MLPPQIGPNSPLFIVLNAGSGSADTAETRRIIEEGCTAAGRKHRIFLVDERATVQALAREAVERARAVGGVVVAAGGDGTINAVAQATLGSGLPFGVLPQGTFNYFSRAHGIPGDTTEALQLLLTGQPQPAQVGLVNDRVFLVNASMGLYAELLEERESYKARYGRHRWIAFFAGLLTVMRGHRLWNLRMAWRGQERDVRTPTLFVGNNPLQLLQVGIEHADAPENGQLAAVVLKPTGVLAMPGLLVRGALGRLGSADEVLSFPFESMTVKTGRLHSPRRVKVATDGEIAWTEMPLLFRVSPEPLWLVRPDSAPELEAAKQ; encoded by the coding sequence ATGCTGCCGCCCCAAATCGGTCCGAATTCGCCTCTGTTCATCGTTCTCAACGCCGGTTCAGGCAGCGCGGACACCGCCGAAACCCGCCGGATCATCGAGGAGGGCTGCACCGCGGCCGGCCGCAAGCACCGCATCTTTCTTGTGGACGAGCGTGCCACGGTGCAGGCGCTCGCGCGTGAAGCCGTGGAGCGGGCCCGCGCCGTCGGCGGCGTGGTGGTGGCCGCGGGCGGCGACGGCACCATCAACGCGGTGGCGCAGGCCACGCTCGGCAGCGGCCTGCCCTTTGGCGTGCTGCCGCAAGGCACCTTCAACTACTTCAGCCGCGCGCATGGCATTCCAGGCGATACGACCGAGGCGCTCCAGCTGCTGCTCACCGGGCAGCCGCAACCCGCGCAGGTGGGGCTGGTGAACGACCGCGTGTTCCTGGTCAACGCAAGCATGGGGCTGTACGCCGAGCTGCTGGAAGAGCGCGAAAGCTACAAGGCGCGCTACGGCCGCCATCGGTGGATCGCGTTTTTCGCGGGGCTTCTGACCGTGATGCGCGGGCACCGGCTCTGGAACCTGCGCATGGCCTGGCGAGGCCAGGAACGCGACGTCCGGACCCCGACGCTTTTTGTCGGCAACAACCCCTTGCAGCTGCTGCAGGTGGGCATCGAACATGCCGACGCGCCCGAAAACGGGCAGCTGGCGGCCGTGGTGCTGAAGCCGACGGGGGTGCTGGCAATGCCCGGCCTGCTGGTGCGCGGCGCGCTGGGCCGCCTCGGGAGCGCCGACGAGGTGCTGAGCTTTCCGTTCGAGTCGATGACGGTGAAGACCGGCCGGCTGCATTCCCCGCGCCGCGTGAAGGTGGCCACCGACGGCGAGATCGCCTGGACCGAGATGCCGCTGCTGTTCCGGGTGTCGCCCGAGCCGCTGTGGCTGGTGCGGCCCGATTCCGCGCCCGAACTGGAGGCCGCGAAGCAATGA
- a CDS encoding SDR family oxidoreductase, with the protein MDTTQLFSLKGRSALITGGSRGIGRMIAEGFLAQGARVYISARKAAACDQTAKELSAFGHCVSLPADVSTLEGAQALVDAYAKHEDSLDILVNNAGAAWGAPYDEFPESGWDKVVDLNLKTPFFLTKALTPMLKKAATDHLAKVINIASIDGISVNPQETYSYAASKAGLIQLTRRMALRLAQERIVVSAIAPGAFASDMNKLARDHGDEVKERIPAGRIGVPEDMAGAAIYLASRAGDYVMGSTLVVDGGVTHAR; encoded by the coding sequence ATGGACACCACCCAACTCTTCTCGCTGAAGGGCCGCAGCGCCCTGATCACAGGCGGCTCGCGCGGCATCGGCCGCATGATCGCCGAGGGCTTTCTGGCGCAGGGCGCGCGCGTGTACATCTCTGCCCGCAAGGCAGCCGCATGCGACCAGACCGCCAAGGAGCTTTCGGCCTTCGGCCATTGCGTGTCTCTGCCGGCCGACGTGTCGACGCTGGAAGGCGCGCAGGCGCTGGTCGATGCCTATGCCAAGCATGAAGACTCGCTCGACATCCTGGTCAACAACGCCGGCGCGGCATGGGGAGCGCCGTACGACGAGTTTCCAGAGAGCGGCTGGGACAAGGTGGTGGACCTGAACCTGAAGACGCCCTTCTTCTTGACCAAGGCGCTGACGCCGATGCTCAAGAAGGCGGCGACCGATCACCTTGCGAAGGTGATCAACATTGCGTCCATCGACGGAATTTCAGTGAATCCGCAGGAGACTTATTCGTATGCGGCGAGCAAGGCCGGGCTGATTCAGCTGACTCGGCGCATGGCGCTGCGGCTGGCGCAAGAGCGGATTGTGGTGAGTGCGATTGCGCCTGGGGCGTTTGCTTCGGACATGAACAAGCTGGCGCGGGATCATGGCGATGAGGTGAAGGAGCGGATTCCTGCGGGGCGGATCGGGGTGCCGGAGGATATGGCTGGGGCGGCTATTTATCTTGCCTCTCGGGCGGGGGACTATGTGATGGGGTCTACGTTGGTGGTGGATGGGGGGGTTACGCACGCGCGTTGA
- a CDS encoding pseudouridine synthase, producing MTGPRLPLPTRDGVGPSCVGLPQGRWPTIVEFLIERFPAITPDAWMARIVAGDVIDEHGVPVTAQRRYQAPLRVYYYRTLDAEVRIPFDEQVLFQDGHLVVVDKPPFLPVTPTGKYLQESLLVRLKRKLKLDDLVPLHRIDRSTAGLVLFSVRPETRGAYQAMFPERRIAKHYEAVVPWQPGVSSVPGTYRSRLVDDEHFMRVKEEAGEPNSETRIAVQQAANGYALLKLSPVTGRKHQLRVHCMALGMPIVNDPIYPTLLPPDSDDFDKPLQLLAKSVAFQDPVSGELRSFTSPRSLALPPR from the coding sequence ATGACAGGGCCGCGCTTGCCGCTGCCCACGCGCGACGGGGTCGGCCCGAGCTGCGTCGGATTGCCGCAAGGCCGCTGGCCCACCATCGTCGAGTTCTTGATCGAACGCTTTCCGGCGATCACTCCCGACGCATGGATGGCCCGCATCGTGGCCGGTGACGTGATCGACGAGCACGGCGTACCGGTGACCGCGCAGCGCCGCTACCAGGCACCGCTGCGCGTGTACTACTACCGCACGCTCGACGCCGAGGTGCGCATTCCGTTCGACGAGCAGGTGCTGTTCCAGGACGGCCATCTCGTGGTGGTCGACAAGCCGCCCTTCCTGCCCGTGACGCCCACCGGCAAGTACCTGCAGGAAAGCCTGCTGGTGCGGCTCAAGCGCAAGCTGAAGCTCGACGACCTGGTGCCGCTGCACCGCATCGACCGCAGCACGGCCGGGCTGGTGCTGTTTTCGGTGCGTCCCGAAACGCGTGGCGCCTACCAGGCCATGTTTCCCGAGCGCCGCATCGCCAAGCACTACGAAGCCGTGGTGCCTTGGCAACCCGGCGTGTCGTCGGTGCCCGGCACCTACCGCAGCCGGCTGGTCGACGACGAGCATTTCATGCGCGTGAAAGAAGAAGCCGGCGAGCCCAATTCGGAAACGCGCATCGCCGTGCAGCAGGCGGCCAACGGCTACGCGCTGCTGAAGCTTTCGCCGGTGACCGGCCGCAAGCACCAGCTGCGGGTGCATTGCATGGCGCTGGGCATGCCGATCGTCAACGACCCGATCTATCCCACCCTGCTGCCGCCCGACAGCGACGACTTCGACAAGCCCTTGCAGCTGCTGGCCAAGTCGGTAGCGTTTCAAGACCCCGTGAGCGGCGAGCTGCGCAGCTTCACGAGCCCCCGGAGCCTGGCGCTGCCGCCAAGGTGA
- a CDS encoding leucine-rich repeat-containing protein kinase family protein, with amino-acid sequence MDTLAELRAGRLAGAKRIDLSCGLTEFPREIYDLADSLEVLNLSGNALDALPDDLDRLHRLRVLFCSDNRFTQLPESIGRCQGLEMVGFKANRIRTVPAAALQLPSLRWLILTDNQIEKLPDAIGQCTRMQKVMLAGNQLRALPESLVACNQIELLRISANRFEALPQWLLSLPRLSWLAGAGNPFDAQAEDAAIAAQSVPRVDWRELALGEKLGEGASGVIYQATLGAASQPVAVKLFKGAVTSDGWPHSEMAACIAAGAHPTLIAAQSRIDGHPEGIEGLVMALVDPSFRTLAGPPSLASCTRDVYAADAQWTSGVALRIARDIASAMQHLHARGILHGDLYAHNILWSAQGDGLLGDFGAAWMTGALDPAQIGALQRLEMRAFGCLLEELLDRCSDAPPDAVAVLKDRCMQPDVAARPSFAEASTLLHGELSQ; translated from the coding sequence ATGGACACGCTGGCTGAGCTGCGCGCCGGCCGGCTGGCTGGCGCCAAACGAATCGATCTCTCGTGCGGACTCACGGAGTTTCCGCGCGAGATTTATGACTTGGCGGATTCGCTCGAGGTCTTGAACCTTTCGGGCAACGCGCTCGATGCGCTGCCCGACGATCTGGACCGGCTGCACCGCCTGCGCGTGCTGTTCTGCTCCGACAACCGCTTTACGCAGCTGCCAGAATCCATCGGCCGGTGCCAGGGCCTGGAGATGGTCGGCTTCAAGGCCAACCGTATCCGCACCGTGCCCGCTGCGGCGCTGCAATTGCCGTCTTTGCGTTGGCTGATCCTGACGGACAACCAGATCGAGAAGTTGCCCGACGCTATCGGCCAGTGCACGCGAATGCAGAAGGTCATGCTCGCCGGCAATCAGCTGCGCGCGCTGCCGGAATCGCTGGTGGCCTGCAACCAGATCGAGCTGCTGCGCATCTCGGCCAACCGCTTCGAGGCGCTGCCCCAGTGGCTGCTCTCGCTGCCGCGACTTTCGTGGCTTGCCGGCGCAGGCAATCCTTTCGATGCGCAAGCCGAAGATGCCGCCATTGCCGCGCAATCGGTGCCGCGCGTCGACTGGCGCGAGCTGGCGCTGGGCGAAAAGCTCGGTGAAGGCGCTTCGGGCGTGATCTACCAGGCGACGCTAGGTGCAGCATCGCAGCCGGTCGCCGTCAAGCTGTTCAAGGGCGCGGTGACGAGCGACGGCTGGCCGCACAGCGAAATGGCCGCGTGCATTGCAGCCGGCGCACACCCGACGTTGATTGCTGCCCAGAGCCGGATCGACGGGCATCCCGAAGGCATCGAAGGCCTGGTCATGGCGCTGGTCGACCCATCTTTTCGCACGCTGGCGGGCCCGCCGAGCCTGGCGTCGTGCACGCGCGACGTCTATGCGGCCGATGCGCAATGGACTTCCGGCGTGGCGTTGCGCATTGCGCGCGACATCGCCTCCGCCATGCAGCATCTGCATGCGCGCGGCATTCTTCACGGCGACCTGTATGCGCACAACATCCTGTGGAGTGCACAGGGCGACGGACTGCTCGGCGACTTCGGCGCAGCCTGGATGACCGGCGCGCTCGACCCGGCGCAAATCGGGGCATTGCAACGGCTGGAGATGCGCGCTTTCGGCTGCCTGCTGGAAGAACTGCTCGACCGCTGCAGCGATGCGCCGCCAGACGCCGTGGCCGTGTTGAAAGACCGCTGCATGCAGCCCGATGTGGCCGCACGGCCGTCGTTTGCAGAGGCATCGACCCTGCTCCACGGCGAGCTCTCGCAATGA